The Chrysemys picta bellii isolate R12L10 chromosome 12, ASM1138683v2, whole genome shotgun sequence genome has a segment encoding these proteins:
- the LOC135974950 gene encoding zinc finger protein 850-like, whose translation MTPVWIVSLPAGAERGSENEEGNHNEDVPSEVDESIICGGRPKDPTAQQTNPNEEKPYQCLKCGKGFILRSQLVTHQTIHTREKPLQCLDHGKSFNNRSDLKNHGRRHTREKPFQCLECKKSFYCKSALITHQRIHTGERPHKCLDCGKSFTRRSVLIQHGRIHTGERPHKCLDCGKSFRYRSVFLSHLRTHTGEKPHKCLDCGKNFRYSSVLLSHLRTHTGEKPHKCLDCGKSFIWRSALVLHQRIHTGKRPHKCLDCGKSFIRRSDLVKHERIHTKERPHKCLDCGKSFTRRSTLVSHQTIHTGERSHKCFDCGKSFIWRSTLVLHQRIHTGERPHKCLDCGKSFIRRSDLVKHGRIHTEERPHNCLDCGKSFTWRSAFVSHRTIHTGERPHKCLDCGKSFRWNSNLIRHQRIHTVESPHKCLDCGKSFIRRSALVSHQRIHTGERPHKCLDCGKSFIRRSDFVKHGRMHTEERPHKCLDCGKSFTRRSALVSHQTIHTGERSHKCLDCGKSFMWRSALVLHQRIHTGERPHKCLDCGKSFTQRSNLIKHGRIHTASKIL comes from the coding sequence atgactcctgtctggattgtctctctcccagcaggtgctgagcgAGGGAGTGAGAATGAGGAGGGGAATCATAATGAGGATGTTCCTAGTGAAGTGGATGAATCTATTATATGTGGGGGAAGACCCAAGGATCCCACAGCCCAGCAGACAAATCCCAATGAAGAGAAACCCTATCAGTGCCTCAAATGTGGGAAAGGATTCATTCTGAGATCACAGCTTGTGACACATCAGACAATCCATACTAGAGAGAAACCCCTTCAATGCTTGGACCATGGCAAAAGCTTCAATAATCGCTCAGACCTGAAAAACCATGGGAGACGCCACACAAGAGAGAAACCCTTTCAATGCCTTGAGTGCAAGAAATCTTTCTACTGTAAGTCAGCACTAATAacacatcagagaattcacacaggagagagaccccataagtgcttagactgtgggaaaagtttcacacggAGATCAGTCCTCATTCaacatgggagaatccacacaggagagagaccccataagtgcttggactgtgggaaaagtttcagataCAGATCAGTCTTTCTTTCACATCtgagaacccacacaggagagaaaccccataagtgcttggactgtgggaaaaattTCAGATACAGTTCAGTCCTTCTTTCACATCtgagaacccacacaggagagaaaccccataagtgcttggactgtgggaaaagtttcatatggaGATCCGCCCTTGttttacatcagagaatccacacaggaaagagaccccataagtgcttagactgtggaaaaagtttcatacggagatCAGACCTCGTTAAACATGAGAGAATCCACACAAaagagagacctcataagtgcttggactgtgggaaaagtttcacacggAGATCTACCCTTGTTTCACATCagacaatccacacaggagagagatcccataagtgctttgactgtgggaaaagtttcatatggaGATCCACCCTTGttttacatcagagaatccacacaggagagagaccccataagtgcttagactgtgggaaaagtttcatacggagatcagaccttgttaaacatgggagaatccacacagaagagagaccccataactgcttggactgtgggaaaagtttcacatggAGATCTGCCTTTGTTTCACATCGGACAATCCATACAGGAGaaagaccccataagtgcttggactgtgggaaaagtttcaggtGGAACTCAAACCTTATAAGACATCAAAGAATCCACACAGTAGAAAgcccccataagtgcttggactgtgggaaaagtttcatacggagatCTGCCCTTGtttcacatcagagaatccacacaggagagagaccccataagtgcttagactgtggtaaaagtttcatacggagatCAGACTTTGTTAAACATGGGAGAATGCACACAGaagagagacctcataagtgcttggactgtgggaaaagtttcacacggAGATCTGCCCTTGTTTCACATCagacaatccacacaggagagagatcccataagtgcttggactgtgggaaaagtttcatgtgGAGATCCGCCCTTGttttacatcagagaatccacacaggagagagaccccataagtgcttagactgtgggaaaagtttcacacagagATCAAACCTCATTaaacatgggagaatccacacagcATCTAAAATTCTGTGA